The nucleotide window GATCCTGTCAAAGAGTCGGGGTCGGACGGAACGCGATTTGGGAAAACAGGGTTGAGATGAACTTCTTGCGGGTCATCGTATTCGTGGTCGGTTTTCTTCTCGTCTTGACCGCGATATTCTACGTCATCGGCATTTACAATATCCAGTGATGAAATCCGGCGGGACAGCGGCCTCCGAAATCAATCGATTACCCTTCGCGATCGGCGTGGCGCTCTTGTGCGGCTTGAGCGGGGTTTATTCGGCCGTCCACGCCGCCGATCCGATCGACCGGAAGGCGGGTCCCGTCCGTCTTGGGATGACGGTCGGGGAATTTCAAAAAGCGGTCAAAAGCAGCGAGCAGACCGGGGAAAATCCCGGCCTGATCGGGGACGAACGGTCGTTTGAGGTCCTTCGGGAATCCCTTCCGCCGGAGATCCGGGTCATGGGCTGCCGCTTTCTTCACGGCCGGCTTTATCGCGTGTCGGTCGAGTACCGGCCGGGCTATTTCGACGAGGCCCGCTGGGACGATTGGATCAAAAAGAACATGCAACGCTACGGGAAGGTGCCGATCGAATCGAAAACGCTGGGGGAGCGTCCGTTTGAATTCGTCCAGTGGGACGATCCCCAGACCCGCCTGGTCCTTCAGCGGGAGCACCGGATGCGCTTCGAATCAAAACAACTGGTCAAACAATACAATGTCGTCATGATCCTTCTGGACCAGGCCCTCTGGAACGAGCGCCAGGAGGCCGAGGGCTCGGTGTTTTAGCGATTAGGCCCTCCGCCGCCGGATCGAGGCCCGGGAGCACGCATGGATAACGAGACAACCCTCGGATCGATCAACCCTTCCGACCACCTAACCCGGCGGAGGATGGATTGGATCAACTACCATCTGGCCTGCCTTGTTGTCGTGGCCGGTCCGGTGATCGGCGAGAAGTTTCCGCTGGCCAAGGAACGGATGGTGATCGGGAGACTGCCGGATACCGAGATTCCGATCGACGATCCCTCAATATCGCGGCAGCATGCCGAGGTCGTCCGGGAAGCCGACGGCACGGTTGTTCTCCGCGACCTGGGGAGCAAGAACGGGGCGTTTATTAATGACGTGAAGGTCAAGCGGAGGGCGCTCGTGGAGGGAGACCTCCTTCGGGTCGGGAATTCGGTCCTGCGCTACGTGGGACCCAACAGCTTGGAGGATCTTTACCGGGACGAGAGGTCCGAACGAACCCGTCGGGACGGGCTGACGGGGTTTTTCAACAAGCCCGCCTTTCGCCTTTACCTCGAACGCAACCTCCAGCGTTGCAGGGACCTTCATGCCTCTCTTTCCGTCGGCCTGTTCCAATTTGACGAGTTTAACAAGATCATCGACGGCGGGGGGCCTCCGGCGGGCGATCAGGTTCTGGAGGAGTTTTCCGAACGGGTCAAACATTCGATCCGTCCGACCGACCTCCTGGCGCGCTTCGGCGACGACGAGTTCGGCATCATCCTTCCCCTCACCAACCTGAT belongs to Nitrospiria bacterium and includes:
- a CDS encoding GGDEF domain-containing protein, encoding MDNETTLGSINPSDHLTRRRMDWINYHLACLVVVAGPVIGEKFPLAKERMVIGRLPDTEIPIDDPSISRQHAEVVREADGTVVLRDLGSKNGAFINDVKVKRRALVEGDLLRVGNSVLRYVGPNSLEDLYRDERSERTRRDGLTGFFNKPAFRLYLERNLQRCRDLHASLSVGLFQFDEFNKIIDGGGPPAGDQVLEEFSERVKHSIRPTDLLARFGDDEFGIILPLTNLMGGRIVGERLRTRVADHPFAAQGKTLSVTICVGIAERSGGAEDADALITRAEKALREAKRMGRNLTYCFMETT